Proteins encoded by one window of Elaeis guineensis isolate ETL-2024a chromosome 12, EG11, whole genome shotgun sequence:
- the LOC105055365 gene encoding tobamovirus multiplication protein 3 — protein sequence MGSAMDSSVPAYALKNAWDWWDEVNNSTLWQDRIFQTLAGLFGFVSAVALIQLVRIECRVPEYGWTTQKVFHFLNFLVNGVRSVVFVFRRSVQQLKPEIIQHILLDLPGLAFFTTYALLVLFWAEIYYQARAVSTDGLRPTFYTINAVVYVAQIALWLLIWWKPVQPLIILSKIFFAGVSLFAALGFLLYGGRLFLMLRRFPVESKGRRKKLEEVGYVTTICFSCFMVRCIMMSFNAFDKAADLDVLNHPILNFLYYLLVEILPSSLVLFILRKLPPKRGITQYHPIH from the exons ATGGGGAGCGCGATGGACTCGTCGGTTCCTGCGTACGCGCTGAAGAACGCGTGGGATTGGTGGGACGAGGTGAATAACTCGACCTTGTGGCAGGATCGGATCTTCCAAACCCTCGCTGGGCTATTCGGATTCGTTTCAGCCGTCGCTCTC ATCCAATTGGTGAGAATTGAATGTAGAGTTCCGGAGTATGGTTGGACGACACAAAAGGTCTTTCATTTCTTGAACTTTCTGGTCAATGGGG TTCGATCAGTTGTCTTCGTATTTCGCCGTAGTGTGCAACAATTAAAGCCCGAG ATCATCCAACACATTCTTCTCGATCTGCCGGGTCTTGCATTCTTCACTACCTATGCGCTTTTGGTATTGTTTTGGGCCGAAATATATTATCAG GCACGAGCAGTATCTACTGatgggcttaggccgacgttctATACGATTAATGCAGTGGTTTATGTTGCTCAA ATTGCATTGTGGTTGCTAATATGGTGGAAGCCTGTCCAACCTTTGATCATCCTATCCAAGATATTCTTTGCAG GTGTTTCATTGTTTGCCGCCCTTGGCTTTCTTCTGTATGGAGGGAG GCTCTTCCTAATGTTGCGACGCTTCCCTGTTGAGTCCAAAGGGCGACGCAAAAAGTTGGAGGAG GTTGGCTATGTTACAACTATATGTTTCTCCTGTTTTATGGTGAGGTGTATCATG ATGAGCTTCAATGCTTTTGATAAGGCTGCAGATCTTGATGTTCTAAACCATCCGATTTTGAACTTTTTATACTACCTG CTTGTTGAAATTCTTCCTTCGTCTCTAGTCCTATTCATACTGAGGAAGTTGCCACCAAAGCGTGGAATCACACAGTATCACCCCATTCACTGA